A genomic region of Torulaspora delbrueckii CBS 1146 chromosome 7, complete genome contains the following coding sequences:
- the ABZ2 gene encoding aminodeoxychorismate lyase ABZ2 (similar to Saccharomyces cerevisiae YMR289W; ancestral locus Anc_5.44), producing the protein MGFKRRTGMKELTASQQKVMDVLQKEIIERYFNPAVDGDEFEILSTIRYDPCFTNVFLDLPNGEHSSHLCEIDSRLRLLDYDQCEDLFSQEHPTTCENQGLDSLFDTIRESSSSFGDYDDSLMSFLNRSEATERSSPPESSCDHADLYPVFYNRFLLLGEHYKRLNFSLEFFKWGTHIPMKLLLEKLIEALPEHHEVSSIEEKMPLLLNESASYKMRVLISKSGRMRVEAHPLVRPPSYFQFPSTSSYFINTILGGFLPNAPAVWNVFVDTKPMTVSPFTTFKTTYRDHYGAARERLNEMASSYGQSARNEILVFNDAYQLMEGSITSVAIIKYKEDDPNKFRFITSPLASGCLCGTMRYYLLKQGLIDEYPIDVRDLKEGDSVIFI; encoded by the coding sequence ATGGGCTTTAAAAGAAGAACCGGAATGAAGGAATTGACAGCATCACAACAAAAGGTGATGGATGTGCTCCAGAAGGAGATCATTGAGAGGTACTTTAATCCAGCTGTTGATGGTGATGAGTTTGAGATCCTTTCGACCATTAGATACGACCCATGCTTCACAAATGTCTTCCTAGATCTTCCGAATGGTGAGCACAGTAGCCACCTTTGTGAGATTGACTCACGACTTCGATTGCTTGATTACGACCAATGCGAAGACCTATTCTCACAAGAACATCCAACCACTTGCGAAAACCAAGGTTTAGATAGCTTATTTGATACCATAAGAGAAAGTTCGTCGTCTTTTGGTGATTATGATGATTCTTTAATGTCATTTTTAAACAGAAGTGAAGCTACAGAGAGATCTTCACCCCCGGAAAGTAGTTGCGACCATGCTGACTTATACCCTGTATTCTACAATCGATTCCTGCTGCTTGGAGAGCATTATAAGAGGCTAAATTTCAGCTTGGAATTTTTTAAATGGGGAACACATATACCTATGAAGCTGCTTCTAGAAAAGTTGATTGAAGCTCTACCAGAGCACCATGAAGTCTCTAGCATCGAAGAGAAAATGCCTCTGCTTCTCAATGAAAGTGCTTCTTACAAGATGAGGGTACTGATATCGAAAAGCGGGAGAATGAGAGTAGAGGCGCATCCATTGGTGAGGCCTCCTAGTTATTTTCAGTTTCCATCGACTTCATCCTATTTCATTAATACGATCCTTGGCGGATTTCTGCCGAATGCGCCAGCAGTTTGGAATGTGTTTGTAGATACCAAGCCAATGACCGTATCTCCATTCACTACATTCAAGACGACTTATCGAGATCATTATGGCGCAGCGAGGGAGAGACTTAACGAGATGGCTTCCAGTTATGGACAAAGTGCTCGAAATGAGATTCTTGTGTTTAATGATGCAtaccaattgatggagGGATCCATAACAAGTGTAGCAATTATCAAGTACAAGGAGGATGATCCGAACAAGTTCAGGTTCATTACATCTCCTCTAGCTAGCGGTTGCCTGTGTGGAACCATGAGATAttatttgttgaagcagGG
- the APL6 gene encoding AP-3 complex subunit beta (similar to Saccharomyces cerevisiae APL6 (YGR261C); ancestral locus Anc_5.45) — protein MVDSISRITSALESARVITLEAAAVASSKLSESSYTHYSQGIAPEQLRDLLSSRNPREVKDGLRRLIAVIASGDNSIDAESYFADVVKNIIFNDAKVKMLVCIYLQRFAERDTNLALLSINSLQKTLSDGNPDTRSLSIKALSDIKVPSLYPIVLHTLKKAVSDPSATVRNEVSYAVLKLFIAQNEDIEDELIVLLKDLLSDADPQVISSAVLVLKECFPEKLELLSGHFRYFCNVLHELDSWSQVALIPLMINYTKKFIPRPTVVDTSSQESITLPDRYNEIKFPVYDVMNHPDLDLFFRSLEKLVYSSNAAVIVASSNAFLQLATPVQFKKSRFPQALMRVVSFSANRGIQISVLQTVLLLSSVDSTLFSPYIKKFFVLPSDCPTVGSLKMKILSFLINESNVKMIVKELKYIISASGMPALVIAATNSLAECAKLSPGWEAHIIKDLVSHMEVDKLPSSVLGSYVDVIRALVQRSPQRHLSSIMKLAEVLETRKSLDDKAKAGIVWLFGEIAGFEYKICPDVLRKLVPGFAYEGPETRRQILLLSAKLLSYDIDNSKVEGSDEQYDFDNSRIAQIYKYVLYLAEFDEEFDIRDRARTISSLFESGKHEIASLLFQAPKPTPRVALALNDLNEEEIDEGQCDFSTFRLDSSVLAHHKMIPWNSKEEETSEYVEIPATLKDYSRYKKSFSSEAPNRAGSRSFASSLEPATPSSNISSTGVTSRQGKKYRLQTLDEFFSDIPTTSNASRKKKIVLQEESTSEEDDSDEAEPSDEYQEDDSDETSTSSLSSSSATDLV, from the coding sequence ATGGTTGACTCTATTAGTCGTATCACTTCGGCACTGGAATCAGCACGCGTGATAACCTTAGAGGCAGCAGCCGTGGCCTCCTCCAAGCTGAGTGAGTCATCATATACACACTACTCGCAGGGCATTGCACCAGAACAACTAAGAGATTTGCTGAGCTCAAGAAACCCAAGGGAGGTCAAGGATGGACTGAGAAGACTGATAGCCGTGATAGCTTCTGGTGATAACTCGATTGATGCCGAGTCGTATTTTGCAGATGTGGTAAAGaacatcatcttcaatgatgcCAAGGTCAAGATGCTGGTATGTATATACTTGCAAAGATTTGCTGAAAGAGATACGAATCTAGCTTTGTTATCCATCAATTCTCTGCAGAAGACTCTCTCTGATGGAAATCCTGACACTAGGTCGCTCTCGATAAAAGCACTTTCAGATATAAAGGTCCCATCTCTGTATCCGATTGTGTTACACACACTGAAAAAGGCTGTCTCAGATCCTTCTGCAACTGTTAGAAATGAAGTGTCTTATGCTGTCCTCAAGCTTTTCATTGCGCAGAATGAagatattgaagatgagCTAATTGTATTGTTGAAAGACTTATTATCAGATGCAGACCCGCAAGTCATCTCGTCAGCTGTTTTAGTGCTGAAAGAATGCTTTCCCGAGAAATTGGAACTGCTAAGTGGCCATTTTCGCTACTTTTGCAATGTTTTGCATGAATTGGATTCTTGGTCTCAGGTGGCACTAATACCTCTAATGATAAATTACACCAAAAAATTCATACCTCGTCCCACTGTTGTTGACACGTCTAGCCAGGAATCTATAACACTGCCGGATAGATACAATGAGATCAAGTTTCCTGTTTACGATGTAATGAACCATCCCGACTTGGACCTCTTCTTTAGATCACTCGAAAAACTGGTTTACTCATCTAATGCAGCTGTTATAGTGGCTTCTTCTAATGCCTTTCTGCAGTTGGCAACTCCAGTGCAATTTAAGAAGTCCCGCTTTCCACAAGCCTTAATGAGAGTCGTCTCATTTTCTGCCAATAGAGGTATTCAGATATCGGTGCTCCAGACTGTCTTATTACTCTCCTCTGTGGACTCTACATTATTCTCACCCTAtatcaaaaaattcttcGTTTTACCATCTGATTGTCCAACAGTTGGTTCTCtaaagatgaagattctCTCTTTTTTGATTAATGAATCTAATGTCAAGATGATTGTGAAAGAGCTGAAATATATCATATCAGCTTCTGGTATGCCAGCGCTAGTGATTGCGGCCACAAACTCGCTAGCAGAGTGCGCCAAACTGTCTCCTGGATGGGAGGCACATATAATAAAAGATTTGGTCTCTCACATGGAAGTTGACAAACTTCCATCTTCCGTCTTGGGTTCCTACGTTGACGTTATAAGAGCCTTAGTACAGAGATCACCTCAGCGACACTTGTCAAGCATCATGAAACTAGCAGAAGTGCTTGAAACAAGGAAGTCTTTAGATGACAAAGCAAAAGCAGGTATTGTTTGGTTGTTTGGCGAAATCGCAGGCTTTGAGTACAAGATATGTCCCGACgttttgagaaaattgGTTCCCGGCTTTGCATACGAAGGACCAGAAACCAGACGCCAAATTCTGTTACTTTCTGCAAAATTACTATCCTACGATATCGACAACTCTAAAGTGGAGGGCTCAGATGAACAGTATGATTTTGATAACTCCAGGATTGCTCAAATTTACAAATACGTGCTTTACCTGGCCGAATTTGACGAAGAATTCGATATAAGGGATAGAGCTCGTACAATTTCATCGCTATTTGAGTCTGGTAAACATGAGATTGCCAGCCTGCTTTTCCAGGCACCAAAACCAACCCCAAGGGTGGCATTAGCTTTGAACgatttgaatgaagaagagattgatgaaggcCAATGCGATTTTAGCACTTTCCGACTTGACAGTAGTGTCTTAGCTCATCATAAAATGATCCCATGGAACagcaaagaagaggagaCATCAGAATACGTAGAGATTCCAGCAACGTTGAAGGACTACTCTCGATACAAAAAAAGCTTTTCTTCAGAGGCTCCAAACAGAGCAGGTTCAAGATCATTTGCCTCATCTTTGGAACCTGCTACTCCATCATCTAACATTTCTAGTACTGGAGTCACGTCAAGGCAGGGCAAAAAGTACCGTTTGCAAACTTTGGATGAGTTCTTCTCGGATATTCCTACAACATCCAATGCATCtcgaaagaagaaaatcgttcttcaagaagaaagcactagcgaagaagatgatagcGATGAGGCTGAACCTTCTGACGAATATCAAGAGGATGACAGTGATGAAACCAGtacttcttctttatcatcttcatccgCCACGGATCTTGTATAA
- the HSH155 gene encoding U2 snRNP complex subunit HSH155 (similar to Saccharomyces cerevisiae HSH155 (YMR288W); ancestral locus Anc_5.46) — protein sequence MMGLEMDYKRQLGGQYSISHDLKVSIREEASKNEQEDQLMQRMSKKSSYAKEDEYHKRRLDREITGNGPQDGKRPLEVNDSDSQVVVKRSRWDVQSYQIPEKTRQMNRDLEGTLMEFPGSNNVRFLKPSDQKHFALALQDKPIEDLTKEEQKERTLVSLLLRIKNGNTASRKRAMKGLQEKCNDFGPQLIFDRLLPILIDQTLEDQERHLMIKVIGRVLYMLGSSVGPYTHQILMVISPLLIDEDPIARETGREIITTLAHAAGLVGMLATMRPDIDSEDEYVRNTTSRAMAVVAKALGVPNLIPFLNAVSHSKKSWRARHTGLKIILQIGLLLKRDILPHLQGLMECVKDGLTDEHTPIRTIAANTIATLAQMSYPYGIESFNIVLEPLWRGMRTHRGKVLASFLRALGNLIPLMDAEYAGYYTEEIMRVVNREFDSPDDEMKKAVLMVLQKCCKTEGVTPKYLRQEVAPNFFKYFWVRRTALDRQLNKLVTYTTTILSEKVGAPFIIENLLTPLRDEAEPFRTMAVHAVSKVVALLGIADLDERLEIRLIDALLIAFQEQTNHDSGIFRGFGIVATALDKRMKPFLSPIISIILNHLKHKSPLVREHAADLCAILIPVIKNCGELEMLNKLSIILYESLGEVYPEVLGSILSAMSSAVMCSNLSKLQPPINQIVPTLTPILRNRHRKVEINIIELIGRIASLAPEYVAPKEWMRICFELLELLKSPNKATRRVANETFGSIARAIGPQDVLVALLNNLKVQERQLRVCSAIAIGIVAKSCGPYTALPAMMNEYKTPETNVQNGILKALAFMFEYIGDMSQDYIYLVAPLVEDALTDRDLVHRQTAANVIKHLALNCSGSGCEDAFIHFLNLLIPNIFETSPHVISRILEGLEALSFATGPSVASNYVWAGLFHPAKHVRVAFWRLYNSIYVQHADSLVPNYPAIGHEASSIPELDIVL from the coding sequence ATGATGGGCTTGGAAATGGATTACAAACGCCAGTTAGGTGGCCAGTACTCGATCTCCcatgatttgaaggttaGTATTAGAGAAGAGGCATCCAAAAATGAGCAAGAAGATCAGTTGATGCAACGAATGAGTAAGAAAAGCTCTTATGCTAAAGAAGATGAGTACCATAAACGTCGTTTGGATCGTGAAATAACAGGGAATGGACCACAGGATGGAAAAAGGCCTCTGGAAGTGAACGATTCGGATTCTCAAGTAGTGGTAAAGAGATCTAGATGGGATGTCCAGAGCTACCAGATACCAGAAAAAACTAGACAAATGAACCGGGACCTGGAGGGAACGTTGATGGAATTCCCGGGCTCGAATAATGTCAGGTTCCTTAAACCATCAGACCAAAAGCATTTTGCTCTAGCTTTGCAGGATAAACCAATTGAGGATCTAACTAAAGAAGAACAGAAGGAGAGAACACTTGTTTCACTACTTTTGCGAATCAAGAATGGAAATActgcttcaagaaagagagcCATGAAAGGCTTGCAAGAGAAGTGTAATGATTTCGGGCCGCAATTGATATTTGACCGGCTCTTACCAATACTTATTGACcagactttggaagatcaAGAACGGCATCTAATGATTAAGGTGATTGGGCGGGTTCTCTATATGTTGGGAAGCAGCGTTGGCCCATATACACATCAGATACTCATGGTCATATCACCACTATTGATCGATGAGGACCCAATTGCTCGTGAAACAGGGAGAGAAATTATCACTACGTTGGCCCATGCTGCTGGATTGGTTGGTATGCTGGCCACAATGCGTCCTGATATCGACAGCGAGGATGAATATGTGCGAAATACCACATCTAGAGCGATGGCTGTTGTCGCGAAAGCTCTTGGAGTTCCAAATTTAATACCTTTTCTAAATGCTGTTTCTCATTCCAAAAAGTCTTGGAGAGCACGTCACACAGGGTTGAAGATAATCCTTCAGATTGGTCTCCTGTTGAAGCGAGATATTCTACCGCATTTACAGGGCCTCATGGAATGTGTCAAAGATGGGCTGACCGACGAGCATACTCCTATTCGTACGATAGCTGCCAACACTATTGCCACGTTGGCCCAAATGTCTTATCCATATGGTATCGAGTCTTTTAACATCGTGCTGGAACCTCTATGGAGAGGCATGAGAACACATAGAGGCAAAGTTCTGGCTAGTTTCTTGAGAGCATTAGGGAATTTAATTCCACTCATGGACGCAGAATATGCCGGTTATTATACAGAGGAAATTATGAGAGTGGTCAATCGGGAATTCGACTCACCAGATGAcgaaatgaagaaagcagtGTTAATGGTACTGCAAAAATGCTGTAAGACAGAAGGTGTTACTCCCAAATATCTACGGCAAGAGGTTGCTCCTAACTTCTTTAAATATTTTTGGGTGAGACGTACAGCACTAGATCGCCAGTTGAATAAACTGGTCACCTATACTACCACAATACTTTCGGAAAAGGTCGGTGCTCCTTTCATTATAGAAAATCTCTTAACGCCACTTCGAGATGAAGCTGAACCTTTCAGAACCATGGCGGTACATGCAGTTAGCAAAGTGGTTGCCTTGCTGGGAATCGCTGACCTCGATGAGAGACTGGAAATCCGACTAATAGATGCCTTACTTATTGCATTCCAGGAACAGACGAATCATGACAGCGGTATTTTTAGAGGGTTCGGGATTGTGGCCACTGCTTTGGATAAAAGAATGAAACCTTTTCTCTCTCCAATCATTAGTATTATCCTCAACCATCTCAAACATAAATCACCGTTAGTTCGTGAACATGCAGCAGATCTATGCGCCATTCTTATACCTGTGATAAAGAATTGTGGAGAATTGGAGATGCTCAACAAGCTATCAATTATCCTATACGAATCATTGGGCGAAGTTTATCCAGAGGTCTTGGGATCTATTTTGAGCGCAATGTCAAGTGCTGTGATGTGctcaaatttatcaaagCTTCAACCACCAATTAATCAAATCGTTCCTACTTTGACTCCAATACTGCGAAATAGGCATAGAAAGGTGGAAATTAACATTATAGAGCTGATAGGTCGCATTGCAAGCTTAGCACCCGAATACGTGGCGCCTAAGGAATGGATGAGAATATGCTTTGAGTTGCTAGAGCTCTTGAAAAGTCCCAACAAGGCCACTCGAAGGGTGGCCAATGAGACGTTTGGCTCTATTGCTCGAGCAATCGGGCCGCAAGACGTTCTAGTTGCTTTGCTGAATAATTTGAAGGTACAAGAGCGTCAGCTTCGAGTTTGTTCAGCTATTGCCATCGGTATCGTTGCGAAATCATGCGGGCCATACACTGCTTTGCCCGCTATGATGAATGAGTATAAGACTCCAGAGACAAATGTTCAAAACGGTATATTAAAAGCCCTAGCTTTTATGTTCGAATACATTGGAGATATGTCCCAAGATTATATTTACCTCGTTGCTCCGTTAGTGGAGGATGCTCTGACAGATCGAGACTTGGTTCATCGACAAACTGCTGCAAATGTGATAAAACATCTGGCGTTGAACTGCTCAGGATCTGGTTGCGAAGACGCTTTCATTCATTTTCTCAATTTACtaattccaaatattttCGAGACCTCGCCGCATGTAATTTCACGTATCCTCGAGGGTCTAGAGGCACTCAGCTTTGCAACAGGTCCGAGTGTAGCTTCGAATTATGTTTGGGCAGGATTATTTCATCCAGCGAAGCATGTTCGCGTAGCATTTTGGAGACTTTACAATAGTATCTACGTTCAGCATGCAGACTCGCTAGTGCCCAACTATCCTGCCATAGGTCATGAGGCGAGCAGCATACCTGAGCTAGATATTGTATTGTAA
- the GPI16 gene encoding GPI-anchor transamidase subunit GPI16 (similar to Saccharomyces cerevisiae GPI16 (YHR188C); ancestral locus Anc_5.47), with translation MKGIGIALFLSWLLSLAICDTEVAESSALEIDQDIVLPNDDDAPSSTVVDSCVLDVPYDAYSGSTVVDDQSSVKNVDENTNVEISPSIDVKEEISYPYEEKLMIKPLPNNYLLTSFSFRMDSEEFMPGKSALDYDGYGHYTVFPMAFKPMMDRTATRQLHLRFTRGFWDSESWGRLPHDGFKSGGSGVELWAIIEAESDDQAYKQWKILANSLSGLFCASINFIDTSKTTYPVKSFQPDGQLPLFDDTKKLFLVRAALANEPVCTENLTPFVKLFPTKGRSGISTLLDGHKVFDSSWHSLSIDITTECSASGETCKYQMEALVDVVMNVPNVLARNERPIPKPVAGDKLRCDLSKPFDAFQCFPLPEETKVSYSLSKIYGKQILGSNEISNHPSHVCVDATDDWTAYIKIDDTYFSTDDNCFELKSSLNHDVYLESENTSSVIRYESAPLYVSRSLTGYGQDRGGLRTVFKNPHSNPVKAVYFESLPWFMRVYLSTLKLEPGENCDGDGGISLERVMNSTYYLPAVDRARPTHLEYVITVPANTSFAISYQFDKSLLQYAEYPPDANHGFEIESAVITIIEPSEYQMRTATLLLLLSTPDFSMPYNVIILTSTVIGLIFGTLFNLIMKRVVSMQLADRVQATSGIKYKIKMLKQKLLSKVKRLTG, from the coding sequence ATGAAGGGCATTGGAATTGCATTGTTCCTGTCATGGCTCTTATCTTTGGCTATATGTGACACTGAAGTGGCAGAGAGCTCGGCCTTAGAGATCGATCAGGATATTGTTCttccaaatgatgatgatgctCCCTCGAGTACTGTCGTTGACAGCTGCGTGTTAGATGTGCCATATGACGCTTATAGTGGGTCTACTGTGGTTGATGACCAGTCATCGGTTAAGAATGTGGATGAGAACACTAATGTGGAGATATCTCCCTCGATTGACgtgaaagaagaaatatcaTACCCCTACGAGGAGAAGCTCATGATCAAACCACTTCCAAACAATTACCTGCTTACTTCATTCTCTTTTCGAATGGATTCTGAAGAGTTTATGCCGGGAAAGTCTGCCTTGGACTATGATGGATATGGTCACTACACAGTATTTCCAATGGCTTTCAAACCTATGATGGACCGCACGGCTACGAGACAATTGCACTTAAGATTTACTAGAGGGTTTTGGGATTCTGAGTCCTGGGGTCGCCTTCCACATGATGGTTTCAAGTCTGGTGGATCTGGTGTTGAGCTCTGGGCTATCATTGAAGCTGAATCTGACGATCAGGCTTATAAGCAGTGGAAAATACTTGCCAACTCTTTAAGTGGATTGTTTTGTGCATCgatcaacttcatcgacaCTTCCAAGACAACGTACCCAGTCAAATCTTTCCAACCCGACGGGCAATTGCCATTATTCGATGATACCAAGAAATTGTTTTTGGTACGAGCAGCGTTGGCCAATGAACCTGTCTGCACGGAAAATTTGACACCTTTTGTTAAACTATTTCCAACGAAGGGTAGATCTGGGATTTCTACTCTTCTCGATGGCCACAAGGTGTTCGATTCCTCCTGGCATAGCTTGTCAATTGACATTACCACAGAGTGCAGCGCCTCTGGTGAAACTTGTAAATACCAGATGGAGGCCCTAGTTGATGTGGTTATGAACGTTCCAAATGTCTTGGCCAGAAATGAGAGACCAATCCCCAAACCAGTCGCTGGTGATAAACTTCGTTGTGACCTTTCCAAACCATTCGATGCATTTCAGTGCTTTCCACTCCCTGAGGAAACTAAGGTATCGTACAGTTTGTCCAAAATTTACGGTAAGCAGATCCTTGGATCTAACgagatttcaaatcatccttCTCATGTCTGTGTCGATGCTACGGATGACTGGACCGCATACATCAAAATCGATGACACTTACTTCTCAACCGACGATAACTGTTTCGAACTCAAAAGCAGTCTAAATCATGATGTTTATCTGGAATCAGAGAATACCTCAAGCGTGATAAGATATGAAAGTGCGCCACTCTACGTGAGTAGATCACTAACGGGTTATGGTCAGGATCGCGGTGGTTTGCGTacagtcttcaaaaatcCCCACTCCAACCCTGTGAAAGCTGTTTATTTCGAATCCTTGCCATGGTTCATGAGGGTTTATCTATCCACATTGAAGCTGGAGCCAGGCGAGAATTgtgatggtgatggtgGTATTTCGTTAGAACGAGTTATGAATTCAACTTACTACCTACCGGCGGTTGATCGTGCTCGTCCAACACATTTGGAGTATGTCATCACCGTACCTGCTAACACCTCATTTGCAATTTCATATCAGTTTGATAAATCGTTACTTCAATACGCTGAATATCCACCAGACGCTAACCACGGCTTTGAGATTGAATCCGCCGTTATCACCATTATAGAGCCATCGGAATATCAAATGAGAACAGCTACTTTACTGTTACTTTTATCCACTCCCGATTTCAGTATGCCTTACAACGTCATTATCCTAACTTCGACCGTCATAGGGCTCATTTTTGGCACCCTCTTTAACTTGATAATGAAGAGAGTGGTATCCATGCAACTGGCAGACCGAGTGCAAGCCACTTCGGGGATCAAatacaagatcaagatgCTAAAACAAAAGTTACTCTCCAAGGTCAAACGTTTGACAGGATGA
- the IKI1 gene encoding Elongator subunit IKI1 (similar to Saccharomyces cerevisiae IKI1 (YHR187W); ancestral locus Anc_5.48), with protein MSTSLHNPSILLKRVLSLADFSPLVLAIDSIAQSSCKLIEEVYYNAKESGDFTIIYISFETANEPSYADIFIRAEALSLEKLSQTIQSYLPPSNRPTKSKFLVVIDSINHISTNHISQFVGSIASLHSTLLAVYHADLPEYQEKTLAHYPSSIELLNFMATTILKVQQVTSKNATEEEIENDLSRFLIPRGLNNDIFKLTLTTRRKSGRSQSYSFHINTKTHSYETIIASSPADGEGNENPEMLQGLSTFNLSTSAKQKMAKEQVELPFLEAQSFNTGGAIVYQFEKDDDYDEEDPFEDPF; from the coding sequence ATGAGTACTTCATTGCATAATCCGTCCATTTTACTGAAACGAGTGCTCAGCTTGGctgatttttcacctttgGTGCTAGCCATCGACAGTATTGCACAGTCTTCCTGTAAACTGATAGAGGAAGTATATTATAACGCTAAAGAAAGTGGGGATTTCACTATTATCTACATATCTTTTGAGACCGCCAATGAACCGAGCTATGCCGACATTTTTATTAGAGCAGAAGCCTTGTCTTTAGAGAAATTGAGTCAGACAATACAGTCGTATCTTCCGCCTTCAAATCGACCTACCAAGAGCAAATTCTTGGTTGTTATCGACTCTATTAATCACATCTCAACCAACCATATATCACAGTTTGTGGGATCCATTGCTTCGCTCCATTCAACTCTCCTAGCGGTCTACCATGCAGATTTGCCCGAATACCAGGAGAAGACTTTAGCCCATTATCCATCCTCAATAGAACTTCTGAATTTCATGGCTACGACGATTCTTAAGGTACAGCAAGTGACATCGAAGAACGcaacagaggaagagatcgaGAACGATCTCTCACGGTTTCTCATTCCTCGTGGGTTGAACAAcgatatcttcaaattgactTTAACGACACGCAGAAAGTCTGGTAGATCACAGTCTTACAGCTTTCACATTAACACAAAGACACATTCCTATGAGACCATAATCGCCTCTAGTCCGGCGGATGGCGAAGGTAATGAGAATCCAGAGATGTTACAGGGTTTAAGCACTTTCAACCTATCTACGTCCGCTAAGCAAAAGATGGCCAAGGAACAAGTTGAGCTACCCTTTCTGGAAGCCCAATCCTTCAATACCGGTGGTGCCATTGTCTACCAGTTCGAGAAGGATGACGATtatgacgaagaagatcctTTCGAAGATCCTTTCTAG